A region of Mustela lutreola isolate mMusLut2 chromosome 17, mMusLut2.pri, whole genome shotgun sequence DNA encodes the following proteins:
- the LAT2 gene encoding linker for activation of T-cells family member 2 isoform X2 has product MWPGVDMNVESELLWPGVALLLLLGTVASLCVRCSRPAVKKSEKIYEQRSPPGVDTFFWGQGGTCGHLWCGVRWMRRASTVGRTRGLCPKGRGEPQRSWEEGGRRVNRTLRWPGPIPWSGKPGLGPWWTWTPTWPQQGRTSCCASPPASRGPDGDPDPAPKQPTQTPFPWTITTGGSSGSPRKMRTTRMPIPTRTCSSARGRSPTQVTRDRRITRTPHPSGSGGSPGGPWSEPRGKSLRPWQAAQTRTTTTTLIT; this is encoded by the exons ATGTGGCCAGGAGTGGACATGAATGTGGAGAGCGAGCTGCTGTGGCCCGGGGTGGCCTTGTTGCTGCTGCTGGGGACAGTGGCCAGCTTGTGCGTGCGCTGCTCCCGCCCAG CGGTGAAGAAGTCTGAGAAGATCTATGAGCAGAGGAGCCC GCCTGGGGTGGACACTTTCTTCTGGGGACAAGGTGGCACGTGTGGGCATCTCTGGTGCGGCGTGAGATGGATGAGGAGGGCCTCGACTGTGGGGAGAACCCGTGGCCTCTGTCCTAAGGGCAGAGGGGAGCCACAGAGGAGCTGGGAAGAAGGAG GGAGGAGAGTCAACAGAACTTTGCGGTGGCCCGGACCTATTCCT TGGTCAGGCAAGCCTGGCCTGGGGCCCTGGTGGACATGGACTCCGACGTGGCCCCAACAAG GAAGGACAAGCTGCTGCGCTTCTCCCCCAGCCTCGAGG GGACCAGACGGGGACCCAGATCCGGCCCCGAAGCAGCCCACCC AGACCCCATTTCCATGGACTATTACAACTGGGGGCAGTTCCGGAAGCCCCAGGAag ATGAGGACAACGAGGATGCCAATTCCTACGAGAACGTGCTCATCTGCGCGCGGACGGAGCCCGACTCAG GTGACGAGGGATCGGAGGATTACCAGAACTCCGCATCCATCCGGCAGTGGCGGGAGTCCAGGAGGGCCGTGG AGCGAGCCCCGAGGGAAGAGCCTCCGACCCTGGCAGGCAGCCCAGACGAGGACGACGACGACGACCCTGATTACGTGA
- the LAT2 gene encoding linker for activation of T-cells family member 2 isoform X4 has protein sequence MWPGVDMNVESELLWPGVALLLLLGTVASLCVRCSRPAVKKSEKIYEQRSPEESQQNFAVARTYSLVRQAWPGALVDMDSDVAPTRKDKLLRFSPSLEGTRRGPRSGPEAAHPDPISMDYYNWGQFRKPQEDEDNEDANSYENVLICARTEPDSGDEGSEDYQNSASIRQWRESRRAVERAPREEPPTLAGSPDEDDDDDPDYVNQSVAAPEA, from the exons ATGTGGCCAGGAGTGGACATGAATGTGGAGAGCGAGCTGCTGTGGCCCGGGGTGGCCTTGTTGCTGCTGCTGGGGACAGTGGCCAGCTTGTGCGTGCGCTGCTCCCGCCCAG CGGTGAAGAAGTCTGAGAAGATCTATGAGCAGAGGAGCCC GGAGGAGAGTCAACAGAACTTTGCGGTGGCCCGGACCTATTCCT TGGTCAGGCAAGCCTGGCCTGGGGCCCTGGTGGACATGGACTCCGACGTGGCCCCAACAAG GAAGGACAAGCTGCTGCGCTTCTCCCCCAGCCTCGAGG GGACCAGACGGGGACCCAGATCCGGCCCCGAAGCAGCCCACCC AGACCCCATTTCCATGGACTATTACAACTGGGGGCAGTTCCGGAAGCCCCAGGAag ATGAGGACAACGAGGATGCCAATTCCTACGAGAACGTGCTCATCTGCGCGCGGACGGAGCCCGACTCAG GTGACGAGGGATCGGAGGATTACCAGAACTCCGCATCCATCCGGCAGTGGCGGGAGTCCAGGAGGGCCGTGG AGCGAGCCCCGAGGGAAGAGCCTCCGACCCTGGCAGGCAGCCCAGACGAGGACGACGACGACGACCCTGATTACGTGAATCAGAGCGTGGCAGCCCCAGAAGCCTAG
- the LAT2 gene encoding linker for activation of T-cells family member 2 isoform X1 — protein MWPGVDMNVESELLWPGVALLLLLGTVASLCVRCSRPAVKKSEKIYEQRSPPGVDTFFWGQGGTCGHLWCGVRWMRRASTVGRTRGLCPKGRGEPQRSWEEGGRRVNRTLRWPGPIPWSGKPGLGPWWTWTPTWPQQGRTSCCASPPASRILSPPGTRTSAKGPDGDPDPAPKQPTQTPFPWTITTGGSSGSPRKMRTTRMPIPTRTCSSARGRSPTQVTRDRRITRTPHPSGSGGSPGGPWSEPRGKSLRPWQAAQTRTTTTTLIT, from the exons ATGTGGCCAGGAGTGGACATGAATGTGGAGAGCGAGCTGCTGTGGCCCGGGGTGGCCTTGTTGCTGCTGCTGGGGACAGTGGCCAGCTTGTGCGTGCGCTGCTCCCGCCCAG CGGTGAAGAAGTCTGAGAAGATCTATGAGCAGAGGAGCCC GCCTGGGGTGGACACTTTCTTCTGGGGACAAGGTGGCACGTGTGGGCATCTCTGGTGCGGCGTGAGATGGATGAGGAGGGCCTCGACTGTGGGGAGAACCCGTGGCCTCTGTCCTAAGGGCAGAGGGGAGCCACAGAGGAGCTGGGAAGAAGGAG GGAGGAGAGTCAACAGAACTTTGCGGTGGCCCGGACCTATTCCT TGGTCAGGCAAGCCTGGCCTGGGGCCCTGGTGGACATGGACTCCGACGTGGCCCCAACAAG GAAGGACAAGCTGCTGCGCTTCTCCCCCAGCCTCGAGG ATTCTGAGTCCTCCAGGTACCAGAACTTCAGCAAAG GGACCAGACGGGGACCCAGATCCGGCCCCGAAGCAGCCCACCC AGACCCCATTTCCATGGACTATTACAACTGGGGGCAGTTCCGGAAGCCCCAGGAag ATGAGGACAACGAGGATGCCAATTCCTACGAGAACGTGCTCATCTGCGCGCGGACGGAGCCCGACTCAG GTGACGAGGGATCGGAGGATTACCAGAACTCCGCATCCATCCGGCAGTGGCGGGAGTCCAGGAGGGCCGTGG AGCGAGCCCCGAGGGAAGAGCCTCCGACCCTGGCAGGCAGCCCAGACGAGGACGACGACGACGACCCTGATTACGTGA
- the LAT2 gene encoding linker for activation of T-cells family member 2 isoform X3 — protein MWPGVDMNVESELLWPGVALLLLLGTVASLCVRCSRPAVKKSEKIYEQRSPEESQQNFAVARTYSLVRQAWPGALVDMDSDVAPTRKDKLLRFSPSLEDSESSRYQNFSKGTRRGPRSGPEAAHPDPISMDYYNWGQFRKPQEDEDNEDANSYENVLICARTEPDSGDEGSEDYQNSASIRQWRESRRAVERAPREEPPTLAGSPDEDDDDDPDYVNQSVAAPEA, from the exons ATGTGGCCAGGAGTGGACATGAATGTGGAGAGCGAGCTGCTGTGGCCCGGGGTGGCCTTGTTGCTGCTGCTGGGGACAGTGGCCAGCTTGTGCGTGCGCTGCTCCCGCCCAG CGGTGAAGAAGTCTGAGAAGATCTATGAGCAGAGGAGCCC GGAGGAGAGTCAACAGAACTTTGCGGTGGCCCGGACCTATTCCT TGGTCAGGCAAGCCTGGCCTGGGGCCCTGGTGGACATGGACTCCGACGTGGCCCCAACAAG GAAGGACAAGCTGCTGCGCTTCTCCCCCAGCCTCGAGG ATTCTGAGTCCTCCAGGTACCAGAACTTCAGCAAAG GGACCAGACGGGGACCCAGATCCGGCCCCGAAGCAGCCCACCC AGACCCCATTTCCATGGACTATTACAACTGGGGGCAGTTCCGGAAGCCCCAGGAag ATGAGGACAACGAGGATGCCAATTCCTACGAGAACGTGCTCATCTGCGCGCGGACGGAGCCCGACTCAG GTGACGAGGGATCGGAGGATTACCAGAACTCCGCATCCATCCGGCAGTGGCGGGAGTCCAGGAGGGCCGTGG AGCGAGCCCCGAGGGAAGAGCCTCCGACCCTGGCAGGCAGCCCAGACGAGGACGACGACGACGACCCTGATTACGTGAATCAGAGCGTGGCAGCCCCAGAAGCCTAG